The Enhydrobacter sp. sequence TCATGCCCGCTTTCCGGTCGACGCGGTCGGCGAGCGCTGCTTGAATCGGACCGGCATCGGGGGAAACGCCAGCGAATGGAAAGCTTCGACTATGTAATCGTGGGCGCGGGGTCAGCCGGCAGCGTGCTCGCCAACCGGCTGAGCGAGGACGGAAAGGCGAGTGTCTGCGTGCTCGAGGCCGGTCCGCGCGACTGGCATCCCTTCATCCATATCCCGGCCGGCTTCATGTACACGCTGGTCGATCCGAAGGTGAATTGGCTCTACACCTCCGAGCCCAGCGAATGGACCGGCGGCCGGCGCATCGCCGCGCCGCGCGGCAAGACGCTCGGCGGCTCGAGCTCGATCAACGGCCACATCTACAATCGCGGCCAGCGGCTCGACTTCGACGGCTGGGCGCAGCGCGGCAACCACGGCTGGGGCTACGCCGACGTGCTGCCCTACTTCCGGCGCACCGAGCGGCGCATCGCGCACGAGATCGACGACACGTTCCGTGGCAGCGACGGCCACCTGCCGATCACCGATCTCGACTGGCGCGATCCCCTGTGCGAGGCCTTCATCGAGGGTGCGGTCGAGATGGGCATCCCGCGCAACCTCGATTACAACGGCACGCAACAGGCCGGCGTGAGCTACGTCCAGCGCATCATCCGCAACGGCCGCCGCATCAGCGCTGCCCGCGGCTACCTCCATCCCGCGATGAAGCGGCCCAACCTCACCGTGCGCACCCACGCCCATGCGACCGCCATCGTGCTGGAAGGCAAGAAAGCGGTCGGCGTGCGCTATCGCAAGGGCGGGCGAAACGGACCGCACGTCGAGGTCCGCGCCCGCCGCGAGGTGATCCTGAGCGGCGGTGCGGTCAATTCGCCGCAGCTCCTGCAGCTTTCCGGTATCGGACCGGCGCCGCTGCTGCAATCGCTCGGCATTCCCGTGCAGCATGACCTGGCCGGCGTGGGCGAGAATCTGCGCGATCACTATGCTCCGCGTTTCGTCGCCCGTGTGAAGAACGCCGAGAGCATCAACGAGAAGTCGCACGGGCTGAAGCTTGCCCGCGAGATCATGAAGTATGCGCTTACGCGCAAGGGTATCCTCGCCCTCAATCCGACGCTGATCTACGTCTTCTGGAAGTCCGACGAGCGCCTCGACAACTACGACCTGCAGCTCACCTTCACGCCGGCAAGCTACAAGGAAGGCGTGCAATCGAGGCTCGACGACTTTCCCGGCATGACGATCGCGTCATGG is a genomic window containing:
- a CDS encoding GMC family oxidoreductase N-terminal domain-containing protein, with the protein product MESFDYVIVGAGSAGSVLANRLSEDGKASVCVLEAGPRDWHPFIHIPAGFMYTLVDPKVNWLYTSEPSEWTGGRRIAAPRGKTLGGSSSINGHIYNRGQRLDFDGWAQRGNHGWGYADVLPYFRRTERRIAHEIDDTFRGSDGHLPITDLDWRDPLCEAFIEGAVEMGIPRNLDYNGTQQAGVSYVQRIIRNGRRISAARGYLHPAMKRPNLTVRTHAHATAIVLEGKKAVGVRYRKGGRNGPHVEVRARREVILSGGAVNSPQLLQLSGIGPAPLLQSLGIPVQHDLAGVGENLRDHYAPRFVARVKNAESINEKSHGLKLAREIMKYALTRKGILALNPTLIYVFWKSDERLDNYDLQLTFTPASYKEGVQSRLDDFPGMTIASWQQRPDSTGHVRAKSADPFDHPVIQPNYLAVESDRRVLLAGMKLARRLLASRPLSKYYDREEFPGPQAQSDADLLAAAKQRGTTTFHLMGTCRMAPHTDPTAVVDDQLRLRGIEGLRVVDASIMPTMPSANLNASVLMIAEKAADMIRGRPALEPALLKD